From a single Brassica rapa cultivar Chiifu-401-42 chromosome A01, CAAS_Brap_v3.01, whole genome shotgun sequence genomic region:
- the LOC103836277 gene encoding CSC1-like protein At4g35870: protein MEDSCIRPSTTGYDWSVEKDIKDQVLVYVSSLEWVGNIQYLLNISMIGLLCCVSIFLFLKLRSDHRRMPGPSAILSKLLAVWSATCREIARHCGADAAQFLLIEGGSFVLLFSIALLALSIMLPLNLYAGTAVLSDELSKTMITHIKKGSALLWLHFVFVVVVVVISHFGISAIEARLKFTRFRDGNGNVSDPNADSMAVFTVMVQGLPKNLGSDRVEFEECFRQKYPGKVYKIIIPMDLCALDDLATELVRVRDEITWLVAKMDSRLLPDEFENSGDDGVLSFLMGLWGKVKVMWSGVAERFGFTDDEKLRKLQELRADLESQLAFYKEGRAQGAGVAFVVFKDVYTANKAVQDFRNERSRRTGKFFSVTELRLQRNQWKVERAPLETDIYWNHLGLTKIALIVRRVIVNTILLLILVFFSSPLALISALVSAGRIFNAEALDSAQSWLTWVQTSGWIGSLIFQFMPNMFIFLKTLNWKSPLDTLF, encoded by the exons ATGGAAGATTCATGCATAAGACCATCCACAACGGGATAT GATTGGTCCGTCGAGAAGGATATTAAGGATCAAGTCCTTGTGTACGTGTCATCGCTTGAGTGGGTCGGCAACATCCAGTACCTCCTCAACATCTCCATGATCGGCCTCCTATGCTGCGTCtccatcttcctcttcctcaaGCTCCGCAGCGACCACCGCCGCATGCCCGGTCCCTCCGCTATCCTCTCCAAGCTCCTCGCCGTCTGGTCCGCCACGTGCCGCGAGATCGCTCGCCACTGCGGCGCCGACGCCGCTCAGTTCCTCTTGATCGAAGGCGGGAGCTTCGTGCTTCTCTTCTCGATCGCCCTTTTGGCTCTCTCCATTATGTTGCCTTTGAATCTCTACGCGGGGACTGCTGTGTTGAGCGATGAGCTTTCGAAGACGATGATCACGCATATCAAGAAAGGCTCGGCCTTGCTCTGGCTGCATTTTGTTTTTGTGGTTGTTGTTGTGGTGATTTCGCATTTTGGGATCTCGGCGATTGAAGCTAGGTTGAAGTTTACTAGGTTTAGAGATGGGAATGGGAATGTGAGTGACCCCAATGCGGATTCCATGGCTGTGTTTACTGTAATGGTGCAGGGCTTGCCTAAGAATCTGGGGTCTGATAGAGTTGAGTTTGAGGAGTGTTTTCGTCAGAAGTATCCTGGGAAGGTTTATAAGATTATTATTCCGATGGATCTCTGTGCGTTGGATGATCTGGCAACGGAGTTGGTTCGTGTTAGGGATGAGATCACTTGGTTGGTTGCGAAGATGGACTCTAGGTTGTTGCCGGATGAGTTTGAGAATAGTGGAGATGATGGAGTGTTGTCTTTTTTGATGGGTTTGTGGGGGAAGGTGAAGGTTATGTGGTCTGGGGTTGCAGAGAGGTTTGGTTTTACAGATGATGAGAAGCTGAGGAAGCTGCAAGAGTTGAGAGCTGATTTGGAGTCTCAGTTAGCTTTTTATAAAGAAGGACGAGCACAAGGCGCTGGGGTTGCGTTTGTGGTGTTTAAAGATGTTTACACAGCTAACAAAGCTGTTCAGGATTTTAGAAACGAGAGGTCGAGGCGGACTGGGAAGTTCTTCTCTGTCACAGAGCTGCGGCTACAGAGGAACCAGTGGAAAGTCGAGAGAGCACCCTTGGAGACTGATATTTACTGGAATCATCTGGGGTTGACTAAGATCGCTCTTATCGTGAGAAGAGTGATTGTTAATACTATTCTTCTGTTGATTCTCGTGTTTTTCAGCTCTCCATTGGCGTTGATTAGTGCATTGGTGAGTGCCGGGAGAATCTTTAACGCTGAAGCGTTGGATAGTGCTCAGTCTTGGCTCACTTGGGTGCAAACTTCTGGCTGGATCGGTTCTCTGATTTTTCAGTTTATGCCCAACATGTTCATATTCCTAAAGACTCTTAATTGGAAATCACCATTGGACACATTATTTTGA
- the LOC103834245 gene encoding putative calcium-transporting ATPase 13, plasma membrane-type: MSTNVSSHAEKNNLVGVECLLELPKTLSKSNKKWQVAFIKIYCSRTLLNCAKHAIGKPGLFPRSLSYTAIDLDRHQDHHKDFKIDQETLNDLVKNKNQEKLESLGGPKGLVSALKTNTRLGINEEADEIQRRRSTFGSNTYTRPPSKSLIHFVIEAFKDLTILILLGCATLSLGFGIKEHGLKEGWYDGGSIFVAVFLVVAVSAVSNFRQNRQFDKLSKVSSNIKIDVVRNGRRHEISIFDIVVGDIICLNIGDQVPADGVFVEGHSLHVDESSMTGESDHVEVNLNGNRFLFSGTKVADGFGKMVVTSVGMNTAWGQMMSHISRDTNEQTPLQTRLDKLTSSIGKVGLLVAFLVLLVLLIRYFTGSTKDESGKREYNGKNTKSDEIVNAVVEMVAAAVTIIVVAIPEGLPLAVTLTLAYSMKRMMKDQAMVRKLSACETMGSATTICTDKTGTLTLNQMKVTDSWFGLESGKASPSSTLSRKVVELFHQGVAMNTTGSVFKAKGSSSEYEFSGSPTEKAILSWAVGELKMDMEEVIREHEVVHVEAFNSEKKRSGVLIKKRGEMTVHWKGAAEKILAMCCTYYDGSGVVREIQEDDKVQFENIIQSMAAKSLRCIAFAYSEDGETKKLKEEKLSLLGIVGIKDPCRPGVKKAVEDCQFAGVNIKMITGDNIFTARAIAVECGILTPEDETNEDAVLEGEAFRSYTQQQRLEKVERIKVMARSSPFDKLLMVKCLKELGHVVAVTGDGTNDAPALKEADIGLSMGIQGTEVAKESSDIVILDDNFASVATVLKWGRCVYNNIQKFIQFQLTVNVAALVINFVAAVSAGEVPLTAVQLLWVNLIMDTLGALALATEKPTNDLMKNKPVGRTAPLITNVMWRNLLAQAFYQISVLLVLQFRGRSIFGVTERVKNTLIFNTFVLCQVFNEFNARSLEKKNVFRGLHKNRLFVGIIVVTVVLQVVMVEFLKRFADTERLNWGQWGVCLAIAAASWPIGWLVKSVPVPEKHFFSYLKWKKRS; the protein is encoded by the coding sequence ATGTCAACAAACGTTTCTTCCCATGCAGAGAAGAACAACTTGGTGGGCGTCGAGTGTCTTCTAGAACTCCCCAAAACCCTAAGCAAATCAAACAAGAAATGGCAAGTAGCATTCATCAAGATTTACTGCTCAAGAACTCTCCTCAACTGCGCCAAACACGCCATCGGAAAACCCGGTTTGTTTCCTCGTTCCCTTTCCTACACCGCCATTGATCTCGACCGTCATCAAGATCATCACAAAGACTTCAAGATCGATCAAGAAACGTTAAACGATCTCGTCAAGAACAAGAACCAAGAGAAACTCGAGTCTCTTGGTGGCCCTAAAGGCTTAGTCTCAGCTCTCAAGACAAACACGCGTCTAGGGATCAACGAAGAAGCCGACGAGATTCAACGCAGGCGTTCAACGTTCGGGTCCAACACCTACACGAGACCACCATCGAAGAGCCTCATCCATTTCGTGATCGAAGCTTTCAAAGACCTCACGATTCTCATCCTTCTCGGTTGCGCAACGCTCTCTCTCGGGTTCGGTATCAAAGAGCACGGATTAAAAGAAGGATGGTACGACGGAGGAAGCATATTCGTAGCGGTTTTCTTGGTGGTAGCTGTCTCTGCGGTCAGCAACTTCAGACAGAACAGACAGTTCGACAAACTCTCGAAAGTAAGTAGCAACATCAAGATCGATGTCGTTAGAAACGGACGTCGTCATGAGATTTCGATCTTTGACATCGTCGTTGGAGATATCATTTGTTTAAACATCGGAGATCAAGTTCCAGCGGATGGAGTGTTCGTTGAAGGACATTCGTTACACGTCGACGAATCAAGCATGACGGGAGAAAGCGATCACGTCGAGGTAAATCTAAACGGGAACAGATTCTTGTTCTCGGGTACTAAAGTCGCTGATGGGTTTGGTAAAATGGTGGTTACATCCGTCGGGATGAACACAGCCTGGGGACAAATGATGAGTCACATCTCACGCGACACAAACGAGCAAACTCCATTGCAGACTCGCCTCGACAAGCTTACTTCTTCGATAGGTAAAGTCGGTTTACTCGTAGCGTTCTTGGTTCTTCTTGTTCTGTTAATCCGTTACTTCACGGGAAGTACTAAAGACGAGAGCGGGAAACGCGAGTATAACGGAAAGAATACGAAAAGCGATGAGATCGTGAACGCGGTTGTTGAAATGGTTGCGGCTGCGGTTACGATTATAGTGGTTGCGATACCTGAAGGGTTACCGTTAGCTGTGACATTAACATTAGCGTATTCGATGAAGAGAATGATGAAAGATCAAGCTATGGTGAGGAAGCTCTCTGCTTGCGAGACAATGGGCTCTGCTACTACTATCTGTACCGATAAAACCGGTACTTTGACGCTTAACCAAATGAAGGTAACCGATTCCTGGTTCGGTTTAGAATCAGGAAAAGCTTCTCCTTCTTCTACTCTGTCGAGGAAAGTTGTTGAGTTGTTTCATCAAGGAGTCGCGATGAACACTACAGGGAGTGTGTTTAAAGCTAAAGGATCATCATCTGAGTATGAATTCTCCGGTAGTCCGACGGAGAAAGCGATCTTAAGCTGGGCGGTTGGGGAACTGAAGATGGATATGGAGGAAGTGATTAGAGAACACGAGGTTGTTCACGTTGAAGCTTTTAACtcggagaagaagagaagtgGTGTACTGATCAAGAAGAGAGGAGAGATGACAGTTCATTGGAAAGGAGCTGCTGAGAAGATTCTAGCTATGTGTTGTACATACTACGACGGTTCTGGAGTCGTGAGAGAGATTCAAGAAGACGATAAGGTTCAATTCGAGAATATCATTCAATCCATGGCAGCTAAATCCCTACGTTGCATCGCGTTTGCTTACTCGGAAGATGGAGAAACGAAGAAGCTAAAAGAAGAGAAGCTGAGCTTACTCGGAATCGTGGGGATCAAAGATCCGTGCAGGCCAGGAGTCAAGAAAGCCGTCGAGGACTGCCAATTCGCCGGAGTGAACATCAAAATGATCACCGGAGACAACATATTCACGGCGAGAGCCATCGCGGTAGAGTGCGGGATCTTAACACCCGAAGACGAAACGAACGAGGACGCTGTGTTGGAAGGAGAGGCGTTTCGAAGCTACACACAGCAGCAACGGTTAGAGAAGGTGGAGAGGATCAAAGTGATGGCGAGATCCTCGCCGTTCGATAAACTCCTGATGGTGAAATGCCTTAAAGAGTTAGGTCACGTCGTGGCGGTTACGGGAGACGGAACGAACGACGCGCCGGCGTTGAAAGAAGCGGATATCGGACTCTCGATGGGGATCCAAGGAACCGAGGTGGCGAAGGAGAGCTCCGATATCGTGATCCTCGACGATAACTTCGCCTCCGTCGCGACGGTTTTGAAATGGGGGAGATGCGTTTACAACAACATCCAGAAGTTCATTCAATTTCAGCTCACCGTCAACGTGGCGGCGTTAGTGATCAACTTCGTGGCGGCGGTTTCCGCGGGAGAGGTTCCGTTGACGGCGGTTCAGTTGCTGTGGGTGAATCTGATCATGGACACGCTCGGCGCGTTGGCTTTAGCTACAGAGAAACCGACTAACGATTTAATGAAGAATAAACCGGTCGGTCGAACCGCTCCGTTGATTACAAACGTCATGTGGAGGAATCTGTTGGCTCAAGCGTTTTATCAGATCAGTGTGTTGTTGGTGCTTCAGTTTCGAGGGAGGTCGATCTTTGGCGTGACGGAGAGAGTGAAGAACACTTTGATATTCAATACATTTGTGTTGTGTCAAGTGTTCAACGAGTTTAACGCGAGGAGTCTTGAGaagaagaatgtgtttagaggGTTGCATAAGAACAGGCTCTTCGTTGGGATTATTGTTGTGACTGTGGTCTTGCAGGTTGTGATGGTTGAGTTTCTCAAAAGGTTTGCTGATACTGAGAGGCTGAATTGGGGACAGTGGGGAGTTTGCTTGGCCATAGCGGCGGCATCGTGGCCGATCGGATGGTTGGTGAAATCTGTTCCTGTACCGGAGAAGCACTTCTTTAGCTACCTGAAATGGAAGAAGAGATCTTGA
- the LOC103834253 gene encoding DNA-directed RNA polymerase IV subunit 7, protein MFIKVKLPWNVMIPAEAMDPNGLMIQRAVLIRLLDAFASKKATKDLGYFIALKNLEEIGEGRIRETTGEIVFPVVFSGITFKMFKGEIVHGVVRQVHKSGVFLRCGPCENVYLSQYKMPGYDYVVEGNPLFMNQNMSRIQIGSRVRFIVLDIQWKEAEKEFIALASLEGNNLGPF, encoded by the coding sequence ATGTTCATCAAAGTCAAACTGCCATGGAATGTCATGATACCAGCTGAAGCTATGGACCCCAACGGCCTCATGATCCAGAGAGCTGTTCTCATTCGCTTACTCGATGCCTTTGCTTCCAAGAAAGCGACCAAAGATCTCGGCTACTtcatagcactcaaaaacttgGAGGAAATAGGCGAGGGAAGAATCAGGGAAACCACTGGCGAGATTGTCTTCCCGGTGGTTTTCAGCGGAATCACCTTCAAGATGTTCAAAGGCGAGATCGTTCATGGTGTGGTTCGCCAGGTGCACAAGTCCGGTGTCTTCTTGAGATGTGGCCCTTGTGAAAACGTTTACTTATCACAGTATAAGATGCCTGGTTACGACTACGTTGTGGAAGGAAACCCGTTGTTCATGAACCAGAACATGTCCCGGATTCAGATCGGTTCCAGGGTTCGTTTCATTGTGCTTGATATCCAGTGGAAAGAGGCAGAGAAGGAGTTCATCGCTTTAGCCAGCCTCGAAGGAAACAATCTTGGCCCGTTCTAA
- the LOC103834261 gene encoding TPR repeat-containing thioredoxin TTL1 has protein sequence MFHNTRFKSGSAFREVMLKPNELVPEIDNVPDNTQDSLSTEDNKNHDLDQEKLRSRPPNRCARRSHFGWLRRIFSTSKPTSSPAPIPDPKKMNSSGERMFSTWHYREALELYDRAIELSPKNVTYLSNRAATLSRLGRMGEALNQWEEAINLDPQSAKARHGLGMSLLRLGHIDEAMKLVEEASYNKYDLERVKRVNKNLNNCIFARRCGEWNNVLREISAPLIPGSLLPYAWPELAMCRVEALVKLSRVGEAHQTALNAAALKVEPLPASFSQPQTRIFGMLCRAYAYFVKSQINFALVRYKDAAENAAKALEIEPHNTEIKIFKKNVELVQRALSSSKLKKWAEAVRDYEILHQAMPYDKVIAKSLSQAQVALKQFRSEVVLNMESGGDVKEISSLEELKAALARPDKFVKIIYL, from the exons ATGTTTCATAATACTAGGTTCAAGTCCGGCTCTGCTTTCAGAGAGGTAATGTTGAAGCCCAACGAACTCGTACCCGAGATTGACAATGTTCCCGATAATACTCAAGACTCACTGAGTACGGAAGATAATAAGAATCATGATCTTGATCAAGAAAAACTTCGTTCCCGTCCACCAAATCGCTGTGCCCGTCGCAGCCACTTTGGTTGGTTACGTAGGATCTTCTCTACTTCTAAGCCAACGTCTTCGCCTGCTCCTATTCCAGATCCAAAAAAAATGAACTCTAGTGGGGAAAGAATGTTCAGCACATGGCACTACAGGGAGGCTTTGGAGTTATATGATCGAGCAATAGAGCTCTCACCGAAGAATGTAACTTATCTCAGCAATCGAGCAGCTACATTGTCGAGATTGGGGCGTATGGGGGAAGCTCTGAACCAGTGGGAAGAGGCCATAAATCTGGATCCACAATCTGCAAAGGCTCGTCACGGTTTAGGCATGTCTCTTCTTAG GTTAGGTCACATCGATGAAGCAATGAAGCTTGTGGAGGAAGCATCGTATAATAAATACGACTTGGAGAGGGTTAAACGAGTAAACAAAAACTTGAACAATTGTATTTTTGCAAGAAGATGCGGTGAATGGAATAATGTTTTGAGGGAAATAAGTGCTCCTTTGATTCCAGGAAGCTTATTACCTTATGCGTGGCCTGAG CTAGCTATGTGTAGAGTTGAAGCACTAGTAAAACTCAGCCGGGTTGGTGAAGCTCACCAGACAGCACTAAACGCAGCTGCCCTCAAAGTTGAGCCACTCCCCGCCTCTTTCTCACAGCCACAGACTCGAATTTTCGGTATGCTATGTAGAGCCTACGCATATTTTGTCAAATCACAAATAAATTTTGCTCTAGTAAG ATACAAAGATGCAGCTGAAAATGCAGCCAAAGCTTTAGAAATCGAGCCACATAATactgaaattaaaattttcaagaaaaatGTTGAATTGGTTCAAAGGGCTCTGTCTTCTAGCAAG CTAAAAAAATGGGCTGAAGCAGTGAGAGATTATGAGATCTTACATCAGGCAATGCCATACGATAAAGTCATTGCTAAATCTTTGTCTCAAGCTCAAGTTGCACTGAAGCAATTTCGCAGCGAAGTAGTTCTAAACATGGAATCTGGAGGTGACGTTAAGGAGATTTCTAGTCTTGAAGAGTTAAAAGCTGCATTGGCTCGTCCTGATAAGTTTGTCAAGATTATCTATCTTTAG